acaatatttcataaaaatcagtccagccgtttcagaggagtattgtaattaacattgtgacaagagaattttatatattagaagacaTACTAACGATCAAGTGATTAATAGGGCATTATAAAAAATGTCCGCACAGTTTGAAAAATCCCCAATATAAGAGGGCACTTTAGTAACACCCAATAATGAAAAACAATGAATctagtttatgtatatatactgtatatattgtttattaaatgcAAACTATATGAAACTACAATACAATATCAATGTTTGTATATTTcctattatatttacttatggTTGCTAAACTTGGGCACTTacaaaaacacaataataagcTCGAAACATGCCGGAAACCCATATAAAGAATTATGTTAGGCAAAAGACTGTCTGATAGATTAAGAATTGACCACATTAGGAGACAAGAAAgaacaaagaataataataataatttactctttattgtacacaaaaaaagtttataacttataaatcaatcatcatcatcatcatcatcatcatcatcatttcagcctatcgcaatccactgctggacacaggactccacaagtttacgccaaaaattgcgcgaactcatgtgttttgcccatagtcaccacgctgggcaggcgggttggtgaccgcagggctggctttatcgcaccgaagacgatgctgcccgtcttcggcctgtatatttcaaagccagcagttggatggctatcccgccattgatcggctttgtaagttccaaagtggtagtggaactgtgttatcccttagtcgcctcttacaatatccacgggaagagacggggtggctatattccttaccACCGTACCCACACagggaaaaataatataataatcaatacacaaaaagaaatgtacaataGACGCTCTTATCACTAAGCAGCGATCTCTTgcagacaaccagcttggaagagataatgtgaaaaaagtgGAAAGAGTGtactgaattaaaattaaagaaaagagGAAGAAAcccaaatatacacacatacatacatatatatatatacagacactagcggacccggcagacgttgtcctgcccggaaaacagctaccaaatttgatatcTTGCATATCGATAGCAGGACCACCTATCGGGtacaattgagataaaaactaccctatctcccaagttggaccaaattatagatgcttacaaaatttgataaaaattggttcagtagtttcggagttacataccgatagcagcacTACCTATcaagtccaattgagataaaaactaccctatctcccaagttggatcAAATTACAGACGctcacaaaatttaatataaattggttcagtagtttcggagtttcaTCTATTTGCAGGGGTGGGcgttaaaattttcattgttaacctCCACCCTCgcaatccttattggggatgagttatcataaaatccgctcattgatcatttctacatcacttATAGGAGATCTCTACCAAgatttggagtcgataggaagtatagtttaaaaaacgGGAATTTTTCGTTGTTAACGCTCCCGCAACCCCTTCTTGTGGgtggaatttcttaaaatccgttcttagctgaCCTCTATTCGGCACAAGGAATATTCTTATCAAATTTCAGGTCTCTACGCCTTATGGTTTAAGAGATATTGTGATGAATCAATATATAGGTGGAAATCTCATATATAAACTATGAACTCCAATTAAATCTCtaagcggtggaatatcgcaaaattcgttcttagcggacgtctactaactacttcactgccaaatttcatctttgtgcatccagcggtttttgagttctcgtgatgagtgagtcctttctctttttaaccgacttccaaaaaaggaggaggttctcaattcgactgtattttttttttatgtatgttacatcagaacttttgaccgtgtggaccgatttcgacaaatttttttttaatcgaaaggtagtgtgtgccaattggtcccatttaaatttatttgagatctaacaactacttttcgagttatatctaataatgcgtttttacttgacgcttttttcgtcgacctacgttgtattataccgcataactttctactggatgtaccgattttgataattctttttttgttggaatgggGATATCCGTCGTTTGATACCGtgataaagaaactaggcactgatgatgggatcccagagaaatcgagggaaactctcgaaaatctgcaataactttttactgggtgcaccgattttgataatttttaatttaatcaaaagctgatgtttatcatgtggtcacatataaattttatcgagatctgataactactttttgagtaatctttgataacgcgtagttacttgactattttttgtcgatctacgttgtattactcgtcgatgtaattgaagtgtatttttttcgtttgcgagcaaacacaattatatataaatagattataaacaatattaactatactaaaaattaatgaatgtatTACATAAAAAGCTATACACTACACATttgtaataagtattataagaacaataaaaaaacctGAAGTTAAAGTGAGCATACCCCACAGACACAATGAAACATGGTTAAAGTTGGTAAAGTAATGATTGGTTCACAAGTggcagaaaataaaaacatggtaGACCTTTTAAATTGTGTATTGATGATATCAAGGTGATACCTGAACAAGAGTAGTTGACGATAGAAAGAAATGGCGACAGACCTATGACATCAAGGCAGAGTGGATATGTATCAAATTTGTTGTTAACTAttctatataataatgtaaattactGTCTGAATAAAGcctcttattatttatatagaaatattcaAATCACCCGCGCATTCTATATAATGTTCGTTACCTatctaattaaacaataataatcgtCGTGCAATTAAGTAAgtctttattattacttatcagATTGCACGTAACCCAcatcaataattataatgttgaGGCAATGAATAATAAGGAAGTTTAAGTTACAACTATGTAATTCACTCAAAGTAGGATGACATTACACATAATGCGCGGGCATTGTGAAAAATTCTCCACTTTATCACTTGACCCGGATCATCAAACTGTACAAACAAACATCTAAAGTATATCGGGTAATTTTTGAACTGGCAATAAGTTCAACCagcaataaaattttcaacatCTGACGCCATCTATATAATGGcatgaaaaataactttaaaaaattagctGCTTATTTTCTGcttaattgtaaagaaaaaagtatAGATCTATAGTTACTATTAATATTGATTGTTACAATTTGGGAAACAATTAGCTTGGCACCTATTTatctttcaaattaattaaattttaaaaaataatatatttttttgcgatTAACGCCATCTATGCACACTTTATAGAACTTCAaatcaaagtaaaatataaaaatttagtctttaatatttattctgaTTGTAAGTTTCAAAAAAtgtcaaattgttttaaattatattttaatttatttcattttcttgcttattaattataaaatgtgtcgAAAAGTTGCCAGTCTTTTTTCGACATAATTTTAAAGTTgcaactaagaaaaaaaaaaacagctgtCTTATGTCAAAGATGACGtcatattttgtgttttaattactttgaagttgggtttttatttattgtttgttgatTTTGCATGGCACACAGAATATTTTGTAAATCGATGACTCCTAGAAAAGACATTGCTCTGAATGTGAATACATATATTGAAAATTATGCgcaatttatgtataaaaacatgACTGAAAATAGGTACAGGATCAATGACTAATTTTGcaataaattgaatataaacttatttttatgaagtactattactattttttacattatcttGTTTCAGAAAAAGATCACGAGAAGAAGACACGTGCGAATTCATGCCTCTTTCAAAAAGGATAAATAATTTGCACATAAACAACAACATGGCTAGTCCATCCCTTTCCCAATCATCTGATTCTAGTCATAGTAATGGAGTAAATAtagataatagtaatatttcGACACCTAATTCATCGTCAGATACAGAAAGAAATCCAAATTATGACCCAGGAATAAGTTCTTCCGAGAGCAGATATtactatgaaaataaattattatttgaattgcATTTAGAACGAATACAAAGAACTGGACAACAGTTTCCCTTTTAATTAAGTACTAAATAGTGCATGAGATGAAATGTGTACCTGTTTTGTTATGCCTTCATGTGtgtattaatctttatttttaacttaataaataattttcgaattatttatttttttattttatacttcatATTGTCAATTATATCAtgcaaaatattaaacatacaattataataaacaattgaCCTTTTATAGAACTTTACAGCTGCATTTTTTTCTTAAGTCAAAGGAATTTTTCATTCACCAATCACATTACTCTATTACCGCCACCTGGTGGCAAGTTTGTTAAACGCATAAACACTAATGGCGGACTTCACTTGTTGTAAAGAGAGGGAACGAGTTTGTGTTTATGTGTcgttttgtaaaaatatcaaCTACATTTAAGTGATTGAAAccattaaaatagtatttttggaGTGGcagatattaaatttaattgataaggTAAGTAGATTTTAGAGATTGGTATAGTAACGTGTGAATATCCATGACCTTATTTCGGAAGCGGTACTTTATTGTACCGTTAGACGGGGCGCGTGGCCGTCCCTGAGTGTTGACGCGAGAGTGCCGCACGAGAGGGCCGCACAACCCCTCCTCTTGCGATTTTCCTGGCGGTGGTGGAAGGAGTCGGGAGCGGGAGTGATTTGGTTTACTGAAAGCATATGGAGGGGATCCCGTATCTTGGTGGGGATGCGTAGCGCCGCGCGTGATGGACACTCAGCTGGGCCAAAAGAACTGGTAGGGGTTAATAACCTTGCGTCTTCCGTATGATCCGCCTACCATCATATCAGTCTAAACAAAAGTTTTATGAATCGAAACGTAAATTCGCGACATTGCGTAACTTAACTCGTTTATATCGCCATTTGTAAGAATTTCTTTGTCTCGATCGTATGCTCCACTTGGCCTGACATTGTATCAAAGTTCAAACTGTTATTTTTGTATCTGAATGGCCTTGTATTAAAATTTGTCTAAAGATTTACTGCTGTACATATGATAACACTTGATATAGCCCAAAAAATAAAACGCCACATCCaaatgtgttaatttttatttataaaatacacacgcACTAGCTGTGAATTCAAATTTATAGCTTTAAGAGTTAAACTAACCAAGTCACACACACGCGTCTAAATAGGTAAATAACGAGATGATTACCCAACTAACAGGCTTCCTACAGTTATTGAACCACAACCGCACCTCGCCGCGTCTTGTGAAAGTAC
This genomic stretch from Melitaea cinxia chromosome 10, ilMelCinx1.1, whole genome shotgun sequence harbors:
- the LOC123656884 gene encoding uncharacterized protein LOC123656884; this translates as MAHRIFCKSMTPRKDIALNVNTYIENYAQFMYKNMTENRKRSREEDTCEFMPLSKRINNLHINNNMASPSLSQSSDSSHSNGVNIDNSNISTPNSSSDTERNPNYDPGISSSESRYYYENKLLFELHLERIQRTGQQFPF